A genomic segment from Verrucomicrobiota bacterium encodes:
- a CDS encoding radical SAM protein, with amino-acid sequence MIGITKLVCGTGSWGDRVRYEGAPQDPLDRRPVVVWTMTRRCNLNCIHCYSDSHDQLYPGELDDAAARKLIGDLAGFGCPVLLFSGGEPLLHPRLLEYIELAKAKGLRPVVSTNGTLIDESTAKRLAESGAGYVGISLDGVEAVNDRFRGKKGAFKAALNGFHACLKHGQKVGLRLTLTKRNVADLEKIFDLIVREGIGRACFYHLAYSGRGARLQDVDVTHAESRAAVEMIIEWARAHPNLEVLTVDNHADAAFLVMRLRAEGHPGAEDAYRLLQHNGGNQSGIAIACIDNAGNVHADQFLWDFSFGNVRERPFARIWADTADPVLAGLKNRAPLIRGRCAPASCRWFDICNANLRARAYATTGDVWESDPACYLTDAEIAT; translated from the coding sequence GGTCGTCTGGACCATGACGCGGCGCTGCAACCTGAACTGCATCCACTGCTACTCGGACTCGCACGACCAGTTGTACCCCGGCGAGCTGGACGATGCCGCGGCGCGCAAGCTGATCGGCGATCTGGCCGGGTTCGGCTGCCCGGTGCTGTTGTTCAGCGGAGGTGAGCCGCTGCTGCACCCGAGACTGCTTGAGTACATCGAGCTGGCCAAGGCCAAGGGCCTGCGCCCGGTGGTGAGCACGAACGGCACGCTTATCGACGAGTCGACGGCGAAGCGGCTCGCCGAGTCGGGCGCCGGCTACGTCGGCATCAGCCTCGACGGGGTCGAGGCGGTCAATGATCGGTTCCGCGGCAAGAAGGGCGCATTCAAGGCGGCGCTCAACGGCTTCCACGCCTGCCTCAAGCACGGCCAGAAGGTGGGCCTGCGTTTGACGCTCACGAAGCGCAACGTAGCCGACCTGGAGAAGATCTTCGACCTGATTGTGCGCGAGGGCATCGGCCGCGCCTGCTTCTACCACCTCGCCTACTCCGGCCGCGGCGCCAGGCTCCAAGACGTGGATGTGACACACGCCGAGTCGCGAGCTGCCGTCGAGATGATCATCGAGTGGGCACGCGCGCACCCGAACCTCGAGGTGCTCACGGTGGACAACCACGCCGATGCCGCGTTCCTCGTCATGAGGCTGCGTGCCGAGGGCCACCCAGGCGCCGAGGACGCCTATCGCCTGCTCCAACACAATGGCGGCAACCAGAGCGGCATCGCCATCGCCTGCATCGACAACGCCGGCAACGTCCATGCCGACCAGTTCCTCTGGGACTTCTCGTTCGGCAACGTGCGTGAGCGCCCGTTCGCCAGGATCTGGGCCGACACGGCTGATCCCGTGCTCGCCGGGCTGAAGAACCGTGCGCCGCTTATCAGGGGCCGCTGCGCACCGGCGAGTTGCCGTTGGTTCGACATCTGCAACGCCAACCTCCGCGCGCGCGCCTACGCCACCACAGGTGATGTCTGGGAAAGCGACCCCGCCTGCTACCTGACCGACGCCGAGATCGCCACGTAG